The nucleotide window CCGATTACGCGGGCGATGCAGGAACGTGAAAGCGACCGAAGTAGCCGACTCGAGTGCCCGCGAACGTGTCGAACTCGAAGCCTTCCTGACTGGCTCGCCTGCGAAGCGTCGTTCGGGTGACGAAGTGTGGGTCCGGGAGCAGTTCCCCGACGACGAGACGGCCACCGGGTTTCACCACGCGGTGGAGTTCGGCGAGCGCCTGCTGTTGATTGGGAATTTCACCGAGGGCGAGGACCAGATACGCGGCGTCGAAGGTATCGTCGGGATACGGCAGTGTCTGTCCGTCGGCGTGAACTGGGACGACGTTCTCACGGCCGCGAGCAGTCGCCTGCGTTCGTAGCTGCTCGAGCATCTCACGCTGGATATCGACCGCGTGGATCGCTCCCCCCGGCTCGAGCTGCTGTGCGATGGGGAGCGTATAGTAGCCCGTTCCCGATCCGACCTCGAGGATTCGCTCGCCGGCTTGCGGCTCGAGCAGGTCTCGCAACCGTGCTCTCGTGATGACCGGCCGCGGAAGACCGATCCAGCGTCGACGCGCATACGGGCACGGAGACGGATTCGTGCGCCAGCGGAGCGCGTACGCGATTCCAGCGACCGAAAGCAGCCCCAATACGCCGACGAGCGCTCGAACCGTGCGTCGAGTAACCATCGACTAGCGGTTGTCGACGGATCGACTAAGGTGTTGGTCTCGACGATACGCGACGGACGGCGTCGACGTCTCGGGGCTGCCACTGCGACCACAACAGTAATGGGGGTCCATTCAGTCTTGTGCGATGTGTCCTATACAACAAACAAGCACGTTGACGGATCGTTCGACGAGGTCGTCGAGACAACGATCGATGCACTAGAAGACGCGGGATTCGGCGTCCTCTGTGATATCGACGTCCAGGCGACGTTCGAGAAGAAACTCGACGAGTCGTTCCGCCAGTACAGAATTCTGGGCGCGTGCAACCCCGAACTGGCCCACCGAGGCCTCGAGGACGAACTCGAACTCGGAACGCTCCTGCCGTGTAACGTCGTCGTCTACGAGGACGATGCCGGCGACGTAGTCGTCAGCGCTGTCGATCCCGGCCAGTTGCTCGCCGTCGCCGACAACCCTGCGCTCGAGTCGGTGGGCGACGACGCAAGCGAGCGGTTCGAACAGGTCTTCGAGCAACTCTAATCCGTTTCGCAGACGACTCGGGTGAACGATTCTCCCGTCTCGGTGACTCGAGCAGCCGATTTGATCGCCGGCAAACATCGATGGACTGTGCGTTCGGCCCGGTTGCGATTCGATCGTCGCTGGCCGAGCGAAAACGAACGGACGCTACTCGAGGCCGACGGCGACGGTGATCGCAACGTTGTCGACACACTGTCAGTGGCGACGATCACAGCCGTCCTCTCTCGATCGGCGACAGTACGCGCAGCCGGACGTTCGCGGCGACCTCGAATAGCCCTTCTTACGCACCAGCGGTGTACAGCCGCAGGCATGAGAGACGACAGCAACGCGGTCCGGTCGATGCTCGATCGACGATCCGTCCTCGTTACCGGGGCCACTGCGCTGGCGGGACTGGGAACACTTTCGATGGCCCACGCGGCGAGCGCACAGAACGACTCGGCGTCGGACACACCGGTCGAGACGCCCGACGACGGGAACGAAACCGAGCTTCCTGACGACTCGGACTACGAGCAAGAGGAGACGATCGCCGACGACACCGAAACGATCGAATGTACGGTCCCAGCCGACTGGAGCGACGTCGACGGCACGACGATCGACATCGGTCCCGCACTGCGAGCCGCGCCGGATCTGGAAGGCTACACCACCACGTGGGACGTACCCGGCATCGAACTGATCGTGATGACGGAACTGGACGACGATCAGGAATACGTCCCCGAGGCGCTCGTCGATTTCAGTAGCGAGTGTGCCGACGGCGGCCAGCAATCGTTCCAGTCCGGCGAGTTCGTCTTTCGGGCCCAGACCTGGTATCAGTGCGGTGGTGGCGACACGCTGTATCTGGCGATGGTCGGCGCACCGGGCGAGTCTGCGAACGGAAGCGAGGACGCGGCGTTCCCGTCGGACCCACCGTACCTGATCTTCTTCGGCGCACAACTAGTCACCGAACCCGACCTAGACGCGGTCGGCACCGTGATCGAGTCGCTCGAGATCACCTCGCCGGAGGAAGTAACCGTCTGATCGAGTCTGCGACTCGAGTCAGTCCGCTGTAGTCACAGCCCGGTACCGCTGGGTCGGGATGTGTGCCCACGATGCACTCGCAAAGCGCCCCGACCGCGAGCGAGCCGGTCACGCGATTCTCGTTGAAAACTGAGACCGTCACGCAACCACTGTGCCATTTGATTATCGGTTCTGCGTAGGAAATACCCACGTCTATGGCTCGGTTACCGACTAGCACGAGGCGGAGGACGTGGAATTGCGGTCGCACCGCGAAAGGACGTCGGTCCCCAGATCACGGTAAGTACGACTGCGAGCGCGATCCAGAGGAGGATCGTGAACGCGTCCGCCCGCTGAGTGACAGCGATGAGTTCGCTGGCGAAGTTGATCATCCCGTGGAACAGGATCACGGCGAGGATGCTCCGCGACGTGTTGTTGTAGAGCCACGTGAACGCCACCGAGAGCGGGATGATCCCAATCGTGAACAGCCAGAACTCGAGCGTTCCCACCCCGAGACCGTGCTGATAGGACCCCTCGACGAAGAACAGCGGAAGGTGCCAAGTCGACCAGACGATTCCAAGGATCAGGCTGGCGCTCAGGGCCGACCAGGTCAGTTGGAGGCGATCAAGTGCGTAACCCCGCCAGCCCAGTTCCTCGAGCAGTGGGGGAAGCGTCGCAAAGAACACGGCCGGGAGGAGCGAGAGAGAACTCGAGGCAAAGCCCAGTACCGCGTCACCCCACGTCGCGCCGGTGCCACCAAGCAGGATATCTATCGCTGCTGCGGTACCGTTCAGGGCCGGAGCGAGCAGCACAATCACGAGCACCCACGGAAGACCGATTCGGCGGACGTCTCGAATACGAGTCCAAAAATCTCGTCGACCCCGTTCGTCGTAGACGAGGTATGTAAAGCCGATACCGGCGATTCCGGGGCCAAACAGACCTGCTACCAGTAGCACGAACCCTGCGGCGCTGTCGAAACGCAGACCGAGTGCAATTGCACCCAGCCAGAACGACCACGTGATCGCGAACGTCACGCCGAAGAACAGCAACGGGCTCGCGACGGAGACCGTGGATTTCCAGATCCGCAACCGTGGCGTCTCGTTCATGCTGTCGTGTCTTCGGTTTCGCCGTCACCGAACGCCGGTTCAGCGGCCGACGACCTGCCAGTTTCCGCACGTTTCTTTGGCATTTCTATCGTGCTCATGGGATAGGACTCGTAGGAGGCATGAGACAATAAGCAAAATCTACGGCGAACGGGACGTTCTATCGGCATTTCGGCTCTCGGTAGCCTGTCGGTCATTTTCGGCTCTTTTCGACCGGGATGCGAACCGACCGAGAACTCGAGACGACAGAATCAGTTGGCAAGTGGATCCTCCTCGCCACAGATCCGCTGTTCGCCCTCGAGGTCGTAGCCTATAGTAACAACTGAAACGATGTACACACGCATCGCACAGCGAACGGGTCACGTCGTTCCCCGCTCGCCAGTTCGCGGTTCTCGATCCGACGGTCGCGTCGAACCGCGCTCCCGTCGTGCGATGCGGTGTGCATTGACTTTCAGTGGCTACTATAGCCGACGAGTGAGGACCACGAGCGCGAGGGCGCTGACGAACAGGATGCGCACCGATCCGTTCACGACCGGCGATTTGAATCACGCCGTTCGATAAGCGGCGAGGATCGATGTACTCGTCGACGATTCCACCCCGCGTATAACTGTCCGGAACGACGACTACACGGGATTTCACTCGAGAGGCATTGACAGACACGAACCACACTGTCGGATATACCTCCACTGAGCGACATCTCGATATGTGAAGCCAACGAACGTTCGGATGACATGCTGACCCGGACGTGTTTCGAACAGGGTGTGATCGAACGTGGCGGAGCGTAATCGATGACCGCACGAGCCCCGCTGGAACGCACTCGAGGGTTCGACGTTTGGGGGTTCCTGCTGTTCTCTCACGGCTGGACGTGGCTCTGGTGGAGCGTCCCGATCATCGCCGACTGGCACGTCTTCGAGTTTCCGGGGATCGTCTTTCTGATCGGCGGCGGCCTCGGCGTTACGATCGGCGGCGTGGTCATGGCGTGGTGGATTGGCGGCCAGACCGGGCTCGCGGACCTAAAACGGCGACTCGTCGACGTGCGGCTGATTCCGGGTCGCTGGGCCGTCGTGACACTTGCGCTCTGGCCAGCGCTCGCGCTGGTCGGTTCCGTCGCCGCGACCGTCGTCGATGGAGCGAGTCAGCCGGCAAGCGCGGCACCATTGCTCGACCTGCTGGCCGAACCGGTCGTGCTCGTCGGAACGCTGCTGGTTATCTTCCTGCTCGGTCCCTTCCACGAGGAGATCGGCTGGCGGGGCTACTGGCTCGATCGACTCCAGTTGCGATGGAGTGCGCTGACCTCGAGTCTCGTCCTCGGCGTCGCGTGGGCGGCCTGGCACGCGCCGCTGTTCTTGATGGTCGGCTACTTCAGCAGCTGGGACTTCTCGCCGGACCCAGCGCTGTTCGCGTTCAACATCCTCGTCGGCACGATCCTCTACACGTGGCTGTTCAACAACACGGCTCGCAGCCTTCTCGCCGCGATCGCCTTTCATTTCGTTGGTAACGCTACCGGCCAGCTCCTCGACCTCTCGCCACAGGCGGATTTCTACCAGACGGTGGCCACGACTGCGCTCGTCGTCATCGTCCTGCTCTGGTGGGGACCGGCGACACTCCGGCGAGACGAGGAGCGTCCGCTGGCGCCGTACTGATCGCTGTCGGGCCGTCGTCACGGCTATTGTGGCCATCGTAGCCGCCGGTTCCGCGTCCTCTCTACGCCCGACTTCAGCCGGCCACACGACGTCGGCAAACTCCCGGACGGCCGCGGTGTGCGCCGCCGGCCGATCGAGAGAACAGGTGTGTCCAGCATCGGCGATCGTCAGTACTCGCGCGCTCGAGAGCGCGTTGAACGGCGTCATCGGTCCACTGCCGGTTCGAGATCGGTGAGCGAACGCACCACGTGCTCGCGGAGTGCCCCAGCCGCGAGTGAGCCGGTCACGTGGCCCTTCTCGAGGACCGATAGCGGTAGTCCCTCGTAACCGGGCCGTTGGCGGTCGAACTCGATGATCCGGTCGTACCGTGCGAGCAGCGGCTCGCAGTCGGCCGTATCGACGGCCCTGAACGCTGCCTCGAAGTCGAGCACGTCCCGTAGTCGCTCCGCGTGTCGGTGGGCCGGTTCGGCAACCAGCCGCCGGTAGACCGAGGAGACGAACAGCTCGCCGAGGGCTGCACCGGCGAAGATCGGCACGTACTGGTCGATGGAGTCGAAGCAGGCGCGGTGGAGGTTGACCGCCCAGCCGCCGAGGCTAATCCCCGACGCCACGACGGGACCGCCGGTTCGCTCGCGCACCCGCCGTGCGAGCGCTTCGAGCAACCCGACCGAGGCGGCGAGCATTCCGACGAAGTTCTCGAGGTCGCCCATCGCGCGGGCGTAGGCCTTTCTCGAGCGGTCGTGGAACGGCGCTCGGACGGCGATGATGTTGGCGGGAAGCTCTCGCTCGTGGCCGACGAACAGCCGCCGGAAGGAGTTCGAACTGAACCGTCCGAAGTCGAAGGGGCGTTCGCCGCTCCCGTGGTGATACAGGAGCGTCGGGTACTCGGGACCGCGCCACCGCCAGGGGACGTACGCGGTCTCGAAGTCGCCGATCGGGGTCTTCACGGTCACGTCACGTTGGCCGGCACGAGCGACGTGGTCGACGCTCGCCGTTGCAGCCGACGCAACATCGACGATCGGCGGGGACTCGAAGGATCGGCTCCGTGCGAAGAACTTCGCGTCACGAAGGAGGAGGCTGCTAAGCGCGACGGTCCCGACATCGACGACTTCGTGGACGTTCATCGCGTTCGTATACGCCCACCTCACTGTTAGCAGTACCTACAGATTCGCCGCTGCTCACGAAGCCAATCGCGCATCTCACACGTCGTCTCCCGGCGGTCGATCCGCAACCGACGTCGCGTCGTGGGCCGTGGCTGCCGTCGAGGTGCGTTGTGGGTCGATCGCGTACAGGAATCGGCCCAGAAGCGCGAGACTCGAAAGCGACAGGAGCCCGAACACGGCGAGGATGGGCGCGGGAACGACCTGTCCATCTCGAATCTGGAACACGGCCATCGTCAACACGGCCAGACCGAGCGTCGCCGCTTTCACGAGGAGGACAGCGGTGAACGCATAGCCCCACGCCCGGCGCTTCCGGAGCCAGTACGCCGAGAGCAGAAACGCCGGGACGATGATCCCAAGATCGAACGAGTAGATCACCGACGTGGGGAGCGCTGCGTCGGTGACACTCGCCGGGACGGTGCCCTCGAGGATTGCCGGGACGACTTCCGCCAGCCAGAGGAACGCAACCAGGACGGCGAGCAGCGCCTGGAAGCCGACGTACGGGCGGACGGACATCTCGCCAGCGGCCTGTTTCACGTCCTCGGCGTTGAGGCGAATCATCCCGCCGACGAACGTAACGAGAGTGAGCCACAGCAGCGTCGTGTAGACCAGATACAGCTCGTTGAACGCCGTCATGAACGCGTACGAGGCGTAAGTGTAGAGCAGGTAGCCGTCGACGCCCAGCCAGACGACGTAGCCTCGCAACGATCCTCGAGCGGCGAAGTACAGCGCAACCGCGAAGACGGGAAGTGCCACGAACAGGGTCAGCAAATCTTGGCCGTAGACCTGCGGCAAGAGCACCGGCGCGTCGCGATAGAATCCGGGAACGAACAGTCCGACGAGGGTCGCGACGCCCGCGAGGACGAGCGTCGCCAGCGATGCAAAGACGTACGGCCGCGGTAGTGATTCATCAACGCGGCTCATCGCTCACCTCGCCAGAAACGGAATCACCACGCATCGCCACGTCAAACTCGTCGAATGGAGGCCGAGAATGCATTGTCGTAGTACGTTCGACGACAGCGTACAGCATAAAGCGCGGGACCGCTTCTCAGTCGTCGGAAGTGTCATCTTTTGACGAATCGCGATCCCAACCGGGTCTGGACGCGCCGACACCAGGTGCCCGATCCGTATACGGCAATCACTCGTCTTCGGCCGCCGCGAGCGCCACCGGATCGGGGTACGCCTCGAGGTCGCGGACCTCCTGTGTGACCCGTCCATCGTCCGTTTCGTAGTACCGGTGTCGTTGGATCCACTCCGTCGCTCTGTCGTATCGGATCGCCACGCGTTCCATGACCTCGCCGCGGTCGGGATCGGTGTGGATCGAGACCGTCTCGTAGGCGTGAATCCGGAAATCCCCGTCGGCGTAGCCCGTCATCTCGAGCGTCGTGCGCTCGGGTTCGAGTTCCTCGGCGGCGTACTCGAGGAGTCGATCGGCTAACTCGTCGAGGACGTCCAGTGAGGGAATGCCGGTGTCGTCGCTCGCGGTCATCGATGTGGAATCGAGACGTCGCTGGCCCTTGCCGTCAAGTGATCGAGACGTCGGCCAAGTGGGTGAGCGGTCCGTTCGAGCACGCAGCCAGCTACCATCGCACTCGAGTTAACCGTTCGCCCTCGAGCGAACCGCGTCTCGAGGCGACTGCGAGCGGAACGAAAACGAGTGCTCGAGCGGCGTCAGGCCGCGCAGTTGTTCGGCCCGAGCTCGAGTTCCGTCGCTTCCGCTGGGTCGTCGAGGTCATCTCGCCCCGTGTTCAGCTCGATTACGCGCTCGTAGTTCGGCGGCTTCTCGGGTGCGTTGTCAGTTAACCTGCTGACAAATTCGTCTTTCTCGAGCCCGAGTAAGTCGAGGTCATCGCGGAGGTCGCCGAGTCGAGCGGCGATCGGGTCGCCCGGCGACCCAACCTCGTATCGGCCGTCCGCCGCGACCGAGACGTGACCCGGCAGGATGGTAGTGTCGTCGGGCAGTTCGAGGATCGTCTCGTGGAGCGACTCGTACAGCAGTTCGGCACCGGTGGCGGCGTCCTCGTCGCCGAACTGGAGTTCCGTCCGGCCGACGGACTCGACGAACAGCGTATCACCGGTCAACAGCGCCTCGCCGTCGACGAGGTAGTTCATCATCTCGGAGGTGTGCCCCGGCGTGTGCAGGGCCTCGATCTCGACGTCGCCGATCTCGATCGTCTCGCCGTCGGCGAGCGGTTCGTACTCGTAGGCGACGTCACGATCAGTGGCTTCCTCACCGAGGTGATAGGGCACGTCGAGTGTCTCCGCCAGCGTCCGCCCGCCGGAGATGTGGTCGGCGTGGACGTGCGTGTCGAGGACCCGATCGATGGTGAAGCCGGCTTCGCCGGCGACGAGCGTAAACTGGTCTGTCTGACGGGTCGGATCGACGACGACGGCGCTCTCGGCTGCCCTCGAGCCGACGACGTAGCCCAGACAGCCTTTCGCGCGCCGCTGGAGTTGTGCGAGAAACAGGTCGTCGTTTTGCGTCTCGATCGGAACGACCTCGTACACCTTGCTCCAGTCTTCCATCCCGCCTTTGACGACCGAAACGTCGTCGTAGCCGTGTTGCTCGAGTTCGAAACTAAACGGCGTCGACGTGAGTCCTTTGCCACAGATGGCGACGACCGACTGGCCGTCAACCAGTTCGTTCACGCGGTCCAGTTGTTCCTCGGAGAGGTCGTCGTCGGGTCCGAACGGAACGTTCTCCGCGCCGGGGATGTGCCACTGCTCGTAGCTGTCTTCGGGTCGCGTATCGACGAGCGTGAACGACTCGCCGGCGTCGAGTTTGTCCGCGAGCCGGTCTGCAGTGATCTGTTCCATAATTGGGATCTACCTACAACATTAGTCCCGTATCGGCATGCATAGCTACCCGCCTTGCAACAGCGACCCGACTGAAAACGGTGCTGCGGGCCGAGAGCGTCATACGGACCGCTGTCCGTCACTGCCGGCGCGACCGCAGCGTATCGCGGCCACACCGAGCCACCAGTACCGCACTCCGCATCAGTTCGCCGCGCAGTTGTTCGGGCCGAGTTCGAGTTCCGCGGCGTCGTCGGTCAACGGCTCTTTGCCCCAGTTGATGGCTTTGATCCGGTTGTAGTTCGCTGGTTCGTCGGAGAGGCCGTCGACGATGGTCTGGACGAACGCGTCACGGTCGTCCATGCCGAACAGGTCGTTGGTCGCCTCGAGTTCGCCGAGCGTCGTCGCGAGCGGCCGGATCGCTTCGTCGCTGAAGTGGCCGGGCAGGACGACCAGCTCGTCGGGCAGGTCGGAGAGGCGATCGAGGCTCTCGAAGAGCTCGCGTGCTCCTTCGCGGACATCGGCCTCGTCAGTGCCCTCGAGGTCGGGCCGCCCGACGCTTCTGATGAACAGCGTATCGCCCGAGAGCAGCCCATCGCCGACGCGCAGCGAGACGCTACCGGGGGTGTGGCCGGGCGTGTGGAAGACCTCGAGGTCGCGATCGCCGACGGCGATCGTGTCGCCGTCTTCGATCGACGTATATCCCTCGAGTTCGCCGCCGTCGGCGTCGTGCAGGTAGTAGGGAATGTCGAGTTCGTCGGCCAATGGCCGACCGCCGCTAACGTGGTCCGCGTGGGCGTGCGTGTCGACGACACCGACGAGTTCGACGTCGCGGTCGTCGGCGACGCGTCGATACTGCTCGACGTACATACTCGGATCGACTACGACGGCTTCGTCACCGTCGTCGACGAGATACGAGATACAGCCGGTACCGGGGCGGACGATCTGTGTGACGCCTGCGACGCTGTCGACGTTGTACGTGACGTGAACCCGTCCCCAGCCGTTCATGCCGTCAGCCATCGACCGGGCGTCGTAGCCATGATCTCGAAGGACGCCCGCGGCGGTTGCGGACGTTACACCGGCGACACAGACGACGGCGATCTCCTCGTCGTCAGGGAACTCCTCGAGCGAGGCCTCGAGTTCGGAGACGTCACCCTCGAGCAACTGATCGTAGATCGGGAGGTTGTAACTGCCCTCGACGTGCCACTCGTCGTACTCGTCCTCGTTTCGAACGTCGAGGACGAACAGTTCGTCGCGTCGAGCAGCTACTTCGTCGGGAGCGATCGTCGGGTCCGCACCTTCTGTCTTGCTCATATCATTCAATACTATGTACAGGACGATAATAAAACTGCCCGCCATATGACGGTGTGTAGAGTGTTACACCTGACAGGTTCAAATACCGAGAAATCGGGGATCTGAACTCGAGACTGTCGCTACGCCGCCATGTTGCGACACGACTCGGCACACTCCGGCAGGACGTCGGCACACACCTGACAGTGCTCGTGATCGAACTGCGCGCATTCGTCGGCACATGCCTCGCACGCGTCCGCGCAGACGCTCGCCAGCTCGCCGTGATAGTCCGAATCACGGGCCATCAACCGGGCGTGCAGCGTCGTCAGATCAGCGACGTCGCGGCAGAGTCGGATACACTCGGCCATCTCCTCGCCGTGGTCTGCACAGGCGTCTGCACACCACTCACAGGCCTGTGCGGCCTCGAGACAGTTGTCGATGCACTCTTCCATCTGGTCGTCCGAATGTGCAAGTTGTTGTAACGACATTGCAAGAGTCATATCGCCACGACTCTCAATCAGCCTCGCGCATGCCGCTGCAAGCTATCGTCACAGTCGCCTACCGCAACTGTCGCTCGAGAAACGCACTCTGACGGTCGACGACGTGTTCGAACGTGGCTCCCTGGTAGACGTCGAAGTGGCCGACAGGCAGCCTGATTCGCTCGACGTCGTCGAGCTTCGAGACCAGTCGCTCGACGGTCCAGGGCGAGATAATCGTACTCGAGTCGCCGCCGTGACGAACACCGGACAGGAGACTTCGCTGGCAGCCGTGATCGGCCGGTACAACGGGACGGTTGCGAGGATGCGTCCGGGGCACGCGTTTCGAACCGTCGCGCCGTCAGGCACGATCGACTCGAACCCGGGCTTCGCGTCGGGTGTGTTCAGGACAGCGAATTCGTCGGGATCGCCGACGAGTGGGACGTAATTCGGGTCACGCCCGGTTGCCGCCCGTGTGAGATCCGTGAGTGAGCCGGCAACTGCCCCGCGGACGTACGATACCCCGCCACGCCGAATTAGCGTGGCTGCCGTCGCGAGGCCGTCGGTGAACGGCACCTGCGCAACGGCCGCGGACACGTCGGGGTCTCGAGCCGCGGTTGTAATGACGTGGCCCCCGCTGAACGACGTTCCCCAGAGGCCGAGTCGATCGCCGTCGATATCGTCGCGCGACCGGGCATGGGCGAGCGCCGCACGCCAGTCCTCGAGTTGCTGTCGCGGACGAATCTGGTTTCGTGGCGTTCCGTCGCTGTCCCCGAACGTGCGGTAGTCGAAGACGAGCGCGGCGAGCCCGTGGTCGGCGAACCGTCTCGCAAACGCGGGAAGTCGCCACGTTCGCTCCCCACCGAAGCCGTGTGCCATCACAACCACCGGTGGCTCGTCGACGGCAGTCGGTAGGAACAGCTCCCCACGACAGGATGTCCCGGCGCTGGAAAACGAAAGCGACGTCTGTTTGACCATCGTCTCGAGCGATCGTTCTACGCGGAGAACAGTAAACGGTTCCCAGCGCTACGCGTTTTCGATCCGCTCGATTGCATCGTCAAATCGGTCGTTCGGCTGCGCACCGACGAGTCGCCCAGCTGTTTCGGCGGCTGGGTTGAAGACGATAAACGTCGGTGTCCCCGACACGCGGAGCGACTGTGCCCGTTCTCCGTCGGTTTCGACCTCGGATTCGAGTTCCGATCGACGGTCCTCGAGACAGGACTCGAGAGCCTCGGCGTCGACACCGGAGACCGAACGGGTGTACTCGATGAGATTGTCAGCGGCGGCCCAGCCCGCGTTCTTCTCGCCCTGTTCGTCGAACACCGCCGTATGCCAGTTCCAGTACGCCGTTGGCTCGTCCTCGCGGACCTGGTCCCAGACGCACTTGCTAGCAACTGCGGCGGTCATCGAGTCCGCGCCGAAGTACGCCAGCGGAATGAAAATGATTCGAACCTGCCCCGGCTCGACGTAGTCCGAGACGAGGCCGGGGAGCGTCTCCCGTTCGAACTGCTCGCAGAACGG belongs to Natronorubrum aibiense and includes:
- a CDS encoding class I SAM-dependent methyltransferase; amino-acid sequence: MVTRRTVRALVGVLGLLSVAGIAYALRWRTNPSPCPYARRRWIGLPRPVITRARLRDLLEPQAGERILEVGSGTGYYTLPIAQQLEPGGAIHAVDIQREMLEQLRTQATARGRENVVPVHADGQTLPYPDDTFDAAYLVLALGEIPNQQQALAELHRVVKPGGRLVVGELLPDPHFVTRTTLRRRASQEGFEFDTFAGTRVGYFGRFHVPASPA
- a CDS encoding DUF302 domain-containing protein, producing the protein MSYTTNKHVDGSFDEVVETTIDALEDAGFGVLCDIDVQATFEKKLDESFRQYRILGACNPELAHRGLEDELELGTLLPCNVVVYEDDAGDVVVSAVDPGQLLAVADNPALESVGDDASERFEQVFEQL
- a CDS encoding CPBP family intramembrane glutamic endopeptidase — protein: MNETPRLRIWKSTVSVASPLLFFGVTFAITWSFWLGAIALGLRFDSAAGFVLLVAGLFGPGIAGIGFTYLVYDERGRRDFWTRIRDVRRIGLPWVLVIVLLAPALNGTAAAIDILLGGTGATWGDAVLGFASSSLSLLPAVFFATLPPLLEELGWRGYALDRLQLTWSALSASLILGIVWSTWHLPLFFVEGSYQHGLGVGTLEFWLFTIGIIPLSVAFTWLYNNTSRSILAVILFHGMINFASELIAVTQRADAFTILLWIALAVVLTVIWGPTSFRGATAIPRPPPRASR
- a CDS encoding CPBP family intramembrane glutamic endopeptidase, which produces MTARAPLERTRGFDVWGFLLFSHGWTWLWWSVPIIADWHVFEFPGIVFLIGGGLGVTIGGVVMAWWIGGQTGLADLKRRLVDVRLIPGRWAVVTLALWPALALVGSVAATVVDGASQPASAAPLLDLLAEPVVLVGTLLVIFLLGPFHEEIGWRGYWLDRLQLRWSALTSSLVLGVAWAAWHAPLFLMVGYFSSWDFSPDPALFAFNILVGTILYTWLFNNTARSLLAAIAFHFVGNATGQLLDLSPQADFYQTVATTALVVIVLLWWGPATLRRDEERPLAPY
- a CDS encoding MBL fold metallo-hydrolase; the protein is MEQITADRLADKLDAGESFTLVDTRPEDSYEQWHIPGAENVPFGPDDDLSEEQLDRVNELVDGQSVVAICGKGLTSTPFSFELEQHGYDDVSVVKGGMEDWSKVYEVVPIETQNDDLFLAQLQRRAKGCLGYVVGSRAAESAVVVDPTRQTDQFTLVAGEAGFTIDRVLDTHVHADHISGGRTLAETLDVPYHLGEEATDRDVAYEYEPLADGETIEIGDVEIEALHTPGHTSEMMNYLVDGEALLTGDTLFVESVGRTELQFGDEDAATGAELLYESLHETILELPDDTTILPGHVSVAADGRYEVGSPGDPIAARLGDLRDDLDLLGLEKDEFVSRLTDNAPEKPPNYERVIELNTGRDDLDDPAEATELELGPNNCAA
- a CDS encoding MBL fold metallo-hydrolase, encoding MSKTEGADPTIAPDEVAARRDELFVLDVRNEDEYDEWHVEGSYNLPIYDQLLEGDVSELEASLEEFPDDEEIAVVCVAGVTSATAAGVLRDHGYDARSMADGMNGWGRVHVTYNVDSVAGVTQIVRPGTGCISYLVDDGDEAVVVDPSMYVEQYRRVADDRDVELVGVVDTHAHADHVSGGRPLADELDIPYYLHDADGGELEGYTSIEDGDTIAVGDRDLEVFHTPGHTPGSVSLRVGDGLLSGDTLFIRSVGRPDLEGTDEADVREGARELFESLDRLSDLPDELVVLPGHFSDEAIRPLATTLGELEATNDLFGMDDRDAFVQTIVDGLSDEPANYNRIKAINWGKEPLTDDAAELELGPNNCAAN
- a CDS encoding four-helix bundle copper-binding protein, which gives rise to MSLQQLAHSDDQMEECIDNCLEAAQACEWCADACADHGEEMAECIRLCRDVADLTTLHARLMARDSDYHGELASVCADACEACADECAQFDHEHCQVCADVLPECAESCRNMAA
- a CDS encoding alpha/beta hydrolase, whose amino-acid sequence is MVKQTSLSFSSAGTSCRGELFLPTAVDEPPVVVMAHGFGGERTWRLPAFARRFADHGLAALVFDYRTFGDSDGTPRNQIRPRQQLEDWRAALAHARSRDDIDGDRLGLWGTSFSGGHVITTAARDPDVSAAVAQVPFTDGLATAATLIRRGGVSYVRGAVAGSLTDLTRAATGRDPNYVPLVGDPDEFAVLNTPDAKPGFESIVPDGATVRNACPGRILATVPLYRPITAASEVSCPVFVTAATRVRLSRPGPSSDWSRSSTTSSESGCLSATSTSTREPRSNTSSTVRVRFSSDSCGRRL
- a CDS encoding DsbA family protein, whose amino-acid sequence is MSLDQPSRRAFLAGSVVTLGAGGAYYLTRSDEDTAHAQSATFHSTDETSPLDVDLAGKPIMGSPDAPLEIYYWTDFQCPFCEQFERETLPGLVSDYVEPGQVRIIFIPLAYFGADSMTAAVASKCVWDQVREDEPTAYWNWHTAVFDEQGEKNAGWAAADNLIEYTRSVSGVDAEALESCLEDRRSELESEVETDGERAQSLRVSGTPTFIVFNPAAETAGRLVGAQPNDRFDDAIERIENA